The Leptospira langatensis genomic sequence GACCCCTAATACCATGGATACTAACATGCTTCCGTCAAATCCTTGGAAAAGCTTATGGAGTTCCGTAAAGGCGTTCTTGATCCATTTCTCCGCATAGAGTGAATAAGTGCTCTCGTTTGTAAGAGTTCGCTGCAGGATAGAATGGAAGGCGGCACCTAGAACGAGGATCCCTCCTGCTCCTTGGAGGGATTTTCCCATGGCATCCGCATTTAAGAATACGGTGTATTCCTTTCCTCTGAGTAGGATCTCCTGAGCGATGCAGATATCTCCTCCGATCTCGCTCTCCTTTCCTTTGAATACGAAGTTCTTTTTCTGGCGAATGAGAAAGTCGACTTTTACTTTTTTGCCGCTCGTCCTATTGATTCCCAATGGCTTGATAAGAAGAGAAGTAAGAAAATAATCTCCATCTTGTTGACTTTTTAGTTCTTCTACGGTGCGAAGTGTTTCTCTTAGTTCGGAGGTCTTTTCCTCCACCAAGAATTGCAGATGTTCCCGGATCCTGCCGATCTCTCCGGTTGCCTTTGCAAAATCTCTGGCGAATCCTAAAAACTCCTTATCGATGGATATGAGAGGGAGTTTGCCCGGACCTCCCGCTGCCAGGTCGTTTGCGGATTTACTGATCTGCTCTAAGGTGGTGGAGATGGATTGAAAATAAAGAATGATCAGAATGGTTGCCGCAAAGAAAGTCAGTCCGATAAATGCGACGATCTCCAAGGAAGATTTAGGTCCGAGGCTTACATATACTGCTAGGACAGTTAAGGAAAGAAGCACAAGAGATAGTAAGAAGCCGAACTTTCCCTTGAGCCCTAAGAACCCGGGCTGCGTGTTCACATTATAGGCTCTACTCAAAAGTATTTTCTTTAAAAGTACTCTCTTCGGTCCTGTAATATAATCTGTGATAATATAAGCGAAGCCGCAATATACGAATACGGCGGCAAGCCAGCCTAGGAAGATATACCAAAGTTCCTTTAGGTCATACCCAAGGAATAGGTATGCGATCGCATCTGCAAGAAGCACAAAAGAAGCGTATCCAAAGGACGAGATCATATTATGGGTCGGCAATCGGATCAGATCCGAAAGTACGGTGTCCAGATCTTGAGAGGGCGCATGACGCAGCGAGAAGTTCGGATGAAGAGCTCGGTTCACCCTTTGGATATGACCTTCTAATCCGGGGAGTCCGACAGGAGCCAGTAGTCCATACTGAGTTCCATGGATTAGGGTTACGAAAACGGTGGCGGCAAGAAAGATCAATACGACCGGGTAATGGGATTGCAAGGAGAACATCGGAATCGTAGCAGAGCCGAAGAAGAAGGCATAAGCCGCTCCGAACCAGGCGCCTGTGAGAGAAAAAGAAACTATGGAGAATGTGTAGGAGATCCTACGGTGGATTGCCTCGAATAGGCGATAAAAATACCTTTGGGTCATTCTGTCTTACCTAGTAGGGCGATCCCAACTAAACACATTAGAAGATTGGACGATATAAACACGAGGATCATGAGTTCGCTTGGAAAGATATTTTTACAAAACCTCTCTTATGCAAAACGAAAATCTTTTTCTTTTAAAAACTTTTATAAAGTATGAGACCTTATATTCTTAAATGTCTCTTCAATGAGATGAACGTTCGTTTACATTTGTCGTCTATTTGAGATCTAAGTAATTGTGCTTTTCAAATTGTTACTTGTAAATTAGATTCTACTACGATCTCAAATAGGAAGGCCAAATGGATATTCGCGGGAAAAGAATAGTGATTACTGGAGCTGCTTCCGGTATAGGAAAGGAGACTCTAATCAAATTCCTCCAATACGAAGGAGTTAAGATACTCGCCGTGGATCTGGATCCTTCTCGCTTAGGGATCAAGGACAAAAGGGTTCTTACCTTTAAATGCGATGTATCGGCACCTGCAAATGTGGATAAGATATTCAAAGAGGCCCAAAAAGTCTTGGGTGGGATCGATATATTTTATGCGAACGCAGGATTTGCCTAC encodes the following:
- a CDS encoding PP2C family protein-serine/threonine phosphatase, coding for MTQRYFYRLFEAIHRRISYTFSIVSFSLTGAWFGAAYAFFFGSATIPMFSLQSHYPVVLIFLAATVFVTLIHGTQYGLLAPVGLPGLEGHIQRVNRALHPNFSLRHAPSQDLDTVLSDLIRLPTHNMISSFGYASFVLLADAIAYLFLGYDLKELWYIFLGWLAAVFVYCGFAYIITDYITGPKRVLLKKILLSRAYNVNTQPGFLGLKGKFGFLLSLVLLSLTVLAVYVSLGPKSSLEIVAFIGLTFFAATILIILYFQSISTTLEQISKSANDLAAGGPGKLPLISIDKEFLGFARDFAKATGEIGRIREHLQFLVEEKTSELRETLRTVEELKSQQDGDYFLTSLLIKPLGINRTSGKKVKVDFLIRQKKNFVFKGKESEIGGDICIAQEILLRGKEYTVFLNADAMGKSLQGAGGILVLGAAFHSILQRTLTNESTYSLYAEKWIKNAFTELHKLFQGFDGSMLVSMVLGVLDEQAGLLYYINAEHPWSVLYRDGKASFLEETLQYRKLGTPGIEDSLTVKTFLLEPDDVLIVGSDGRDDLELQVENGERIINEDESLFLRAVESSEGDLQSILTKLEAKGKITDDLSLLRIGYDPGKEFKRSKVSKDVQNLSAKAKGFLKNKELTNAIRVIEEALGLSPENQVLKRDLIRLHYRNNDHQKACRYLETYVEENPGDTDMIYIASFCFKKIGNFTKSLELAERVQLRNPGIPANLVHIADLNFKLGRPEKAAHYARLGLELEPENQKASEIVKRIAEAN